Proteins encoded by one window of Streptococcus sanguinis:
- a CDS encoding DUF1310 family protein: MKKFFVIFLSIITISSSMLLGSCSLLNNRSEKEEMLQIAKGKKAQRAIEELLRQEDSKALTEEGIIKEYSINKDELEYNPMGGLIIELIINDDPELTIKTTLMEESDGKLEHTGYVISGELAKKLRGE; encoded by the coding sequence ATGAAGAAATTTTTTGTCATTTTTCTGAGTATCATCACGATTAGTTCATCTATGCTTCTAGGAAGCTGCAGCTTGCTAAATAATCGGTCAGAAAAAGAAGAAATGCTTCAGATTGCGAAGGGGAAGAAAGCGCAGAGAGCAATAGAAGAATTACTGAGACAGGAAGATTCTAAAGCTTTGACTGAGGAGGGGATTATAAAAGAATATTCAATTAACAAAGATGAATTAGAATATAATCCTATGGGGGGATTAATCATTGAACTTATAATCAATGATGACCCAGAATTAACTATTAAAACAACATTGATGGAAGAGTCTGATGGGAAGCTAGAACATACAGGATATGTAATCTCTGGTGAGCTTGCAAAGAAGTTGAGGGGAGAATGA
- a CDS encoding DUF1310 family protein: MKKIFVTFLSIITISSAMFLGGCSMPSSRSKKEEMIQIAESKKMKSVIEEGLKKIDPQALTPEGKIKSYEIDKKSLTQNPMGGLMFDLIINGDEEVTLGYVIGEDENGKFHRDGTVWSPKLTKLMDEENVNGNEE, encoded by the coding sequence ATGAAGAAAATTTTTGTCACTTTTCTGAGTATCATAACGATTAGTTCGGCTATGTTTTTAGGAGGGTGCAGTATGCCAAGCAGTCGGTCGAAAAAAGAAGAAATGATTCAGATTGCAGAAAGTAAAAAGATGAAGAGTGTTATTGAGGAAGGGCTGAAAAAGATTGATCCTCAAGCCTTAACACCTGAAGGGAAAATTAAAAGTTATGAAATTGATAAGAAGTCACTAACTCAGAACCCAATGGGAGGATTAATGTTTGATTTAATCATTAATGGTGACGAAGAAGTAACACTAGGATATGTCATTGGAGAGGACGAAAATGGGAAATTTCACAGAGATGGGACTGTGTGGTCACCGAAGCTTACAAAACTAATGGATGAAGAAAATGTAAATGGCAATGAAGAATAA
- a CDS encoding DUF1310 family protein: MKKIVIIFLSIIMLSSAMFLGGCSMLNSRSEKEEMIQIAESKKMKSVIEIFLKKLDPKALTPEGKIKSYEIQKYKLEYNPMGGIMIQMFINGDKNLSLSVTVVEDSTTGNYEIATNSRSRKLSDLLAK, from the coding sequence ATGAAGAAAATAGTTATTATTTTTCTGAGTATCATTATGCTCAGTTCAGCTATGTTTTTAGGAGGATGCAGCATGCTAAATAGTCGGTCAGAAAAAGAAGAAATGATTCAGATTGCGGAGAGTAAAAAGATGAAGAGTGTAATTGAAATTTTTTTAAAAAAATTAGATCCCAAAGCTTTGACACCAGAAGGAAAGATTAAATCCTATGAAATTCAAAAGTATAAGTTAGAATATAATCCAATGGGAGGGATAATGATTCAAATGTTTATTAACGGAGATAAGAATTTAAGTTTAAGTGTAACAGTAGTGGAAGATTCAACAACTGGTAATTATGAAATTGCTACAAATTCAAGAAGTCGGAAACTTAGTGACCTATTGGCGAAATAG
- a CDS encoding competence protein CoiA, with product MFVARNHKGLLCNALEEKIEKGADFVCPACSGAVRFKKGKVMQPHFAHVSLEQCHFYKENESAEHLNLKAELFRWAVQTEEVEVEAFLPALQQIADLLVDKKLALEVQCSPLSIERLQERTISYRQHGYQVLWLLGRKLWLKDSLTRLQKDFLYFSKNMGFHLWELDQEKQVLRLKYLIHEDLHGKVQHKTKNFPFGHGRFLDILRLPFQKQEINSFLAQQDPHICNYIRRQLYYQQPRWMRLQAQLYQNGDNLLTKTAEDFYPQVRPIQATSFSQITTDLTGYYQQFENYYANLQQKNLQIVYSPAFYEMIREKC from the coding sequence ATGTTTGTGGCGAGAAATCATAAGGGGCTTTTGTGTAATGCTCTGGAGGAGAAGATTGAGAAGGGGGCTGATTTCGTCTGCCCGGCTTGTTCAGGGGCAGTCCGTTTTAAAAAAGGGAAGGTTATGCAGCCGCATTTTGCGCATGTTTCGTTAGAGCAGTGCCACTTTTACAAGGAAAATGAGAGCGCTGAGCACCTGAACCTTAAGGCGGAGCTTTTTCGCTGGGCAGTCCAGACAGAAGAAGTTGAGGTGGAGGCTTTTTTGCCTGCTCTGCAGCAGATTGCTGATTTGCTGGTTGATAAAAAACTGGCTCTTGAAGTCCAGTGCAGTCCCCTAAGTATAGAACGGCTGCAGGAACGGACGATTTCTTACCGCCAGCATGGTTATCAGGTTCTCTGGCTTTTGGGGCGAAAACTTTGGCTCAAGGATTCCCTAACTCGCCTGCAGAAGGATTTTCTCTATTTTAGTAAAAATATGGGCTTTCATCTTTGGGAGCTGGATCAAGAAAAGCAAGTTCTGCGTCTCAAATACCTGATTCACGAAGATCTGCATGGAAAAGTCCAGCACAAGACCAAGAACTTTCCCTTTGGTCACGGCCGGTTTTTGGATATTTTGCGTTTGCCCTTTCAAAAGCAGGAGATAAACAGCTTTCTGGCCCAGCAAGATCCGCACATCTGCAATTATATCCGTCGTCAGCTTTATTACCAGCAGCCTAGATGGATGAGGCTGCAGGCCCAGCTCTACCAGAATGGCGATAATCTATTGACTAAGACTGCAGAGGATTTTTATCCGCAGGTTCGGCCAATACAAGCTACCTCCTTCAGTCAGATAACTACTGACCTGACTGGCTATTACCAGCAGTTTGAGAACTATTATGCCAATCTCCAGCAAAAAAATCTGCAAATTGTTTATTCACCGGCTTTTTATGAGATGATAAGAGAAAAATGCTAA
- a CDS encoding MFS transporter, producing MQKKFHNSYLAHFLLFNFFFLAYSLFSTLISVYMQDLGYSNAQVSMVVSASFFASMLAQPIFGVLSDALGIKKIFLFSFLAMMVGAVFFMKATQFWQLLVWYSLVLMLVNGVNPVMDVLAAQSPYTYGKIRIWGTIGYALGSQLAGLIYQRVAPQAIFPVFIGMMLISSIGLLGIQPKHDRAALESRNTRKQTGLGKLLTNKTYLFYLLLVALYSGVGNTGHTYIPAMLQHSGLEVDMASTVVALSVLVEAPVIFYSYLFMDKISMKKLLYICLGTIFLQYSVYALDLGLISKIGMTLFSKHVTGMVLIMVTLKIVASLVDEKYLVTAIALVQTARSLGTILIQNLAGHFLDSWGYEGMNLFLAAIICLVCLLALFLKLPKRKGNQLFG from the coding sequence ATGCAAAAAAAGTTTCATAACAGCTATCTGGCTCATTTTTTACTCTTTAATTTTTTCTTCTTAGCCTACTCTCTTTTTTCGACTCTGATATCAGTCTATATGCAGGACTTAGGATATTCAAATGCTCAAGTATCGATGGTAGTGTCAGCTTCCTTCTTTGCTTCCATGTTGGCTCAGCCGATTTTTGGAGTTCTCAGCGATGCTTTGGGAATTAAAAAGATCTTCCTTTTTAGCTTTCTAGCTATGATGGTTGGGGCTGTATTTTTCATGAAAGCGACTCAGTTTTGGCAGTTACTGGTCTGGTATAGCCTAGTTCTCATGTTGGTTAACGGGGTCAATCCAGTCATGGATGTTCTTGCGGCTCAAAGTCCTTATACTTATGGCAAGATTCGGATTTGGGGAACCATTGGCTATGCCTTAGGCTCTCAGTTGGCAGGATTGATCTATCAAAGAGTCGCACCGCAGGCCATTTTCCCAGTATTTATTGGCATGATGCTTATCAGCAGCATAGGACTTTTGGGAATCCAGCCCAAGCACGACCGAGCAGCCCTAGAAAGCAGGAATACCCGCAAGCAGACAGGTCTGGGGAAGCTCTTGACCAACAAAACCTATCTCTTTTACCTGCTTTTGGTCGCCCTTTACTCTGGAGTGGGGAATACTGGTCATACCTATATCCCTGCCATGCTACAGCATAGTGGCTTAGAGGTGGATATGGCTTCGACTGTTGTTGCCCTATCAGTTCTGGTTGAAGCGCCTGTTATCTTTTATTCCTATCTTTTTATGGACAAGATTTCGATGAAGAAGCTTCTTTATATCTGTTTGGGAACCATCTTTCTCCAGTACAGCGTTTATGCCTTGGACCTAGGTTTGATTTCGAAAATCGGGATGACTCTTTTTTCCAAGCACGTGACGGGCATGGTTTTGATTATGGTGACCCTAAAAATCGTAGCTAGCTTGGTCGATGAAAAATACCTGGTTACTGCCATTGCTTTGGTCCAGACAGCCCGCAGTCTAGGAACCATTCTCATTCAAAATCTTGCGGGTCACTTTTTGGACAGTTGGGGCTACGAAGGAATGAACCTCTTTCTAGCAGCTATTATCTGCTTAGTCTGTCTCCTGGCCCTCTTTCTAAAATTGCCAAAACGAAAAGGAAACCAATTATTTGGATAA
- a CDS encoding DUF1958 domain-containing protein: MKKKLLLLGIAFLTSLAPLAARADELVDMAKKMYPHDNVQAINRPKSSLVIDGSTGDVVWEDNVDEVRDPASMSKLMTLYLVFEAIKEGKISEKTVITATPQDQATANIYEISNNKIVAGVDYTVSELITMTIVPSSNATTVMLANYLSDNDPDAFLDRMNAKAQELGMTNTKWFNASGAAAVSFKGYYNPQNYDNYASNQTTARDLAILAYNFVNHHPEILNYTNKAKVTVKAGTPYEETFETYNYSLPGAKYALKGVDGMKTGSSPNGAFNYIATIKRGDQRMIAVIMGVGDWSDQDGEYYRHPFGNALIEKAYADYEYKKLLSKGEQEIDGQKYKLPEDFYATVKKGTEPKVKVENNVLKAENGLKTLSSKISDEMKVEKVENPVAQAIENVTGSKSESKPWYGVFFSDKMLIMLPVGILLIILYFEYRSRQKRKAAKQERRRNTDVE, translated from the coding sequence GTGAAGAAAAAGCTTTTGTTATTGGGAATTGCGTTCCTGACCTCTTTAGCGCCACTAGCTGCTAGGGCTGATGAATTGGTGGATATGGCTAAAAAGATGTATCCGCATGATAATGTTCAGGCGATTAATCGTCCCAAGTCTTCTCTCGTTATTGACGGCAGTACAGGTGATGTTGTCTGGGAGGATAATGTTGATGAGGTGCGTGACCCAGCTAGTATGAGTAAGCTCATGACGCTTTACTTGGTCTTTGAAGCGATTAAGGAAGGAAAAATCAGCGAAAAGACGGTCATTACAGCTACACCTCAGGATCAGGCTACCGCTAATATTTATGAAATTTCTAATAATAAAATTGTCGCTGGTGTGGATTATACCGTATCTGAGCTGATTACCATGACAATCGTGCCTTCATCCAATGCGACAACCGTTATGCTGGCCAATTATTTATCTGACAATGATCCAGATGCTTTCTTGGATCGGATGAATGCCAAGGCTCAAGAGCTGGGCATGACGAATACCAAGTGGTTCAATGCCAGCGGTGCAGCGGCGGTTTCTTTTAAGGGCTATTATAATCCTCAAAACTACGATAATTATGCCAGCAATCAGACAACAGCCCGTGATTTGGCGATTCTGGCTTACAATTTTGTCAATCACCATCCTGAGATTCTAAACTATACTAATAAAGCCAAGGTTACGGTTAAAGCTGGAACTCCTTACGAGGAGACCTTTGAAACCTATAATTACTCCCTGCCGGGTGCTAAATACGCACTCAAGGGCGTAGATGGTATGAAGACGGGCTCTAGTCCTAACGGTGCTTTCAACTATATCGCGACCATTAAGCGTGGCGATCAGCGCATGATTGCTGTGATTATGGGAGTCGGTGACTGGTCTGACCAAGACGGTGAGTATTATCGCCATCCTTTTGGTAATGCTTTGATTGAGAAGGCTTATGCGGATTATGAGTACAAAAAACTCTTATCCAAGGGTGAGCAGGAGATTGATGGACAGAAGTATAAGCTGCCTGAGGATTTCTACGCTACTGTTAAAAAGGGAACCGAGCCTAAAGTCAAGGTTGAAAACAATGTTCTCAAGGCTGAAAATGGCTTGAAGACCTTGTCTAGCAAGATCTCTGATGAAATGAAAGTCGAGAAAGTTGAGAATCCAGTTGCTCAAGCCATTGAAAATGTGACTGGCAGCAAGTCGGAAAGCAAGCCTTGGTATGGTGTGTTCTTCAGCGATAAGATGTTAATTATGCTGCCTGTTGGCATCCTGCTAATCATTCTGTACTTTGAATACCGCAGTCGTCAAAAGCGTAAGGCTGCAAAGCAGGAACGTCGTAGAAATACAGATGTTGAATAA
- the nagB gene encoding glucosamine-6-phosphate deaminase encodes MKIIQVENQVEGGKVALELLKEKLAQGAKTLGLATGSSPEGFYKQIVESDLDFSEMYSVNLDEYVGLQEDDPQSYRYFMNQHLFNQKPFKESFLPNGAAKDLEAEVTRYNQLLTEHPADLQILGIGTNGHIGFNEPGTSFDSQTHLVDLTPSTIQSNARFFDKMEDVPTQAISMGIGNILNAKSIILFAYGSAKAKAIAGTVEGEVTEELPGSALQKHPDVVIIADKEALSLLHH; translated from the coding sequence ATGAAAATTATTCAAGTGGAAAACCAAGTAGAAGGTGGAAAAGTAGCTCTCGAACTGCTCAAAGAAAAGCTAGCTCAGGGAGCAAAAACGTTGGGATTAGCTACAGGCAGCAGCCCAGAAGGATTTTACAAGCAGATCGTTGAGAGCGACCTTGATTTTTCAGAGATGTACAGTGTCAATCTGGATGAATATGTCGGTTTGCAGGAGGACGATCCTCAGTCTTATCGCTATTTCATGAATCAGCACCTCTTTAACCAAAAGCCTTTTAAGGAAAGCTTCCTGCCCAATGGCGCAGCGAAAGATTTAGAAGCAGAAGTGACGCGCTACAATCAGCTTCTTACAGAGCATCCAGCTGATTTGCAGATTTTGGGAATCGGTACGAATGGCCATATCGGCTTTAATGAGCCGGGAACCAGTTTTGACAGTCAGACTCACTTAGTGGATTTGACACCGTCCACCATTCAGTCCAATGCTCGATTCTTCGACAAGATGGAAGATGTTCCGACTCAGGCCATTTCCATGGGGATTGGCAACATTCTCAATGCTAAGTCCATCATTCTCTTTGCTTACGGTTCAGCTAAGGCCAAGGCTATAGCAGGGACTGTTGAGGGTGAGGTGACGGAGGAGCTGCCTGGCAGTGCTCTCCAGAAGCATCCAGATGTTGTGATTATCGCTGATAAGGAAGCGCTTAGCTTGTTACATCACTAA
- the queA gene encoding tRNA preQ1(34) S-adenosylmethionine ribosyltransferase-isomerase QueA — protein sequence MNTADFDFDLPEELIAQTPLEKRDASRLLVVDKETGAFSDQHFDQIIDQLQPGDALVMNNTRVLPARLYGIKPETGGHVELLLLKNTQGDDWEVLAKPAKRLRVGSQISFGDGRLTATVVEELDHGGRIVRFGYEGIFLEVLESLGEMPLPPYIHEKLADRERYQTVYAKENGSAAAPTAGLHFTEELLEQIAAKGVKLVYLTLHVGLGTFRPVSVDSLDDHEMHSEFYSLSEEAAQTLRQVKANGDRVIAVGTTSIRTLETIGSKFQGQIQADSGWTNIFIKPGYDWKIVDAFSTNFHLPKSTLVMLVSAFAGRSLTLEAYEHAIAERYRFFSFGDAMFIK from the coding sequence ATGAATACCGCTGATTTTGATTTTGACTTGCCCGAAGAGCTGATTGCACAGACGCCTTTAGAGAAAAGGGATGCTTCCCGCTTGCTAGTGGTTGATAAAGAAACGGGAGCCTTCTCCGACCAGCACTTTGACCAGATTATTGATCAGCTCCAGCCCGGCGATGCCCTAGTGATGAATAATACGCGTGTCCTGCCTGCCCGCCTTTATGGTATCAAGCCTGAGACAGGGGGCCATGTCGAGCTGCTGCTGCTGAAAAATACTCAAGGAGATGACTGGGAAGTGCTAGCCAAGCCAGCCAAGCGCCTCAGAGTAGGTTCTCAAATTTCCTTTGGCGATGGCCGCTTAACGGCTACTGTGGTAGAGGAGCTTGACCATGGTGGTCGAATCGTACGCTTTGGCTACGAAGGAATTTTCCTAGAAGTCTTGGAAAGTTTGGGAGAAATGCCGCTTCCGCCTTATATCCACGAAAAACTGGCAGACCGCGAACGCTACCAGACTGTCTATGCTAAAGAAAACGGCTCTGCTGCTGCGCCAACTGCTGGACTTCATTTCACAGAAGAGCTATTGGAGCAGATTGCAGCCAAGGGAGTCAAGCTGGTCTATCTCACCCTTCATGTCGGACTGGGAACTTTCCGACCGGTTTCTGTAGACAGCTTAGATGATCACGAGATGCACTCTGAGTTTTACAGTCTGTCCGAGGAAGCTGCCCAGACACTCCGTCAGGTTAAGGCTAATGGCGATCGTGTCATTGCAGTCGGAACAACATCTATCCGCACCTTGGAGACAATTGGTAGTAAATTTCAGGGTCAGATTCAGGCTGACTCTGGCTGGACCAATATTTTTATCAAGCCGGGATACGATTGGAAGATCGTTGATGCTTTTTCAACCAACTTCCACCTGCCCAAGTCAACTCTGGTCATGTTAGTCTCTGCCTTTGCCGGACGTTCCTTAACACTTGAAGCTTATGAGCATGCTATTGCTGAGCGCTATCGCTTCTTCAGCTTTGGTGATGCCATGTTTATCAAATAA
- a CDS encoding arginine repressor, with the protein MNKIESRHRLIRSLIMEKKIHTQQELQEHLEANGVIVTQSTLSRDMKALNLVKVSENDTSYYIINSIAPSRWEKRLRFYMEDALVMLRPVQNQVVMKTLPGLAQSFGAILDALELPQIVATVCGDDVCLIICEDDQGALDCFEKLKEFTPPFFFSK; encoded by the coding sequence ATGAATAAAATTGAAAGCAGACACCGCCTCATCCGCTCCTTAATCATGGAGAAAAAAATCCATACCCAGCAAGAACTCCAGGAGCATTTGGAAGCAAATGGCGTTATTGTAACCCAGTCCACTCTTTCACGAGATATGAAAGCACTCAATCTGGTCAAGGTTAGTGAAAACGATACTTCCTACTATATCATCAACAGCATCGCACCATCCCGTTGGGAAAAACGCCTCCGTTTCTATATGGAGGATGCTTTAGTCATGCTGCGACCAGTTCAAAATCAAGTCGTCATGAAAACCCTGCCTGGGTTGGCACAGTCTTTCGGTGCAATCTTAGACGCCTTAGAGCTGCCGCAGATTGTTGCTACTGTCTGTGGTGATGATGTCTGTCTGATTATCTGCGAGGATGATCAAGGGGCCCTTGACTGCTTTGAGAAGCTCAAGGAATTCACCCCACCATTCTTCTTTAGTAAATAA
- a CDS encoding dipeptidase yields MKNFITEEVKEDFLESLKTIVSYPSVLKEGQNGTPFGQAIQDVLEKTLEICRELGFKTYLDPKGYYGYAEIGHGAQLLAVLCHLDVVPSGDDSDWQTPPFEATVKDGWIFGRGVQDDKGPSMAALYAVKALLDSGVEFKKRVRFIFGTDEETLWRCMGRYNQLEEQAALGFAPDSSFPLTYAEKGLLQLKLEGPGSDTLELEAGQAFNVVPAKASYSGDLLESVVAGLEGLGYEYERTAEEVTVIGLPKHAKDAAQGVNAIIRLAKVLQPLDSHPALAFLAQAVGEDVTGSHLFGPVSDEPTGFLSFNVAGLTLTSDRSEIRIDMRIPVLADKDKLVEKLAEIASQYELTYQEFDYLAPLYVPLNSELVSTLMAIYQDKTGDNSPAMSSGGATFARTMPNCVAFGALFPGANQTEHQVNERLRLDDLYRAMDIYAEAVYRLATTP; encoded by the coding sequence ATGAAAAATTTTATAACGGAAGAAGTTAAAGAAGATTTTCTTGAATCTTTGAAAACAATCGTTTCTTATCCTTCAGTACTGAAGGAAGGTCAAAATGGAACACCTTTTGGACAAGCTATCCAAGATGTCCTAGAAAAAACTTTAGAAATCTGTCGGGAGCTAGGTTTTAAAACCTACCTCGACCCTAAAGGTTATTACGGATATGCAGAAATCGGTCATGGAGCTCAGCTCCTGGCCGTTCTCTGTCATTTGGATGTTGTTCCATCAGGTGATGATTCGGACTGGCAGACGCCGCCTTTTGAAGCCACTGTCAAAGATGGCTGGATTTTTGGTCGTGGGGTGCAGGACGACAAGGGACCTTCCATGGCCGCTCTTTATGCTGTAAAAGCATTGCTGGACAGTGGAGTGGAATTTAAAAAGCGGGTTCGCTTTATCTTTGGTACAGATGAGGAGACGCTTTGGCGCTGTATGGGTAGGTATAACCAGCTAGAAGAGCAGGCTGCACTTGGCTTTGCACCTGACTCTTCCTTCCCTTTGACCTATGCTGAGAAGGGGCTTCTGCAGCTTAAGCTGGAAGGACCAGGCTCTGATACTTTAGAGCTCGAAGCTGGTCAAGCTTTTAATGTTGTTCCTGCCAAGGCTTCCTATTCAGGTGACTTACTGGAGTCAGTCGTTGCTGGCTTGGAAGGTTTAGGCTATGAATATGAGCGAACGGCAGAAGAAGTAACGGTTATCGGCTTGCCCAAGCACGCTAAGGATGCCGCTCAAGGAGTCAATGCTATTATTCGCCTAGCCAAGGTCTTGCAGCCCCTGGATTCGCATCCAGCTCTTGCCTTTCTGGCTCAGGCGGTTGGTGAAGATGTGACAGGCAGCCATCTCTTCGGGCCTGTGTCTGATGAACCGACAGGCTTTCTTTCCTTTAATGTTGCCGGTCTGACGTTAACCTCTGACCGCTCTGAGATTCGGATTGACATGCGGATTCCGGTCTTGGCAGACAAGGATAAGCTGGTTGAAAAGCTGGCAGAGATAGCCAGTCAATACGAGCTGACCTATCAGGAGTTTGATTATTTGGCTCCGCTCTATGTACCTTTGAACAGCGAGTTGGTCAGCACCCTGATGGCAATTTATCAGGACAAAACAGGAGACAACAGTCCAGCTATGTCTTCTGGCGGAGCGACCTTTGCTCGTACTATGCCTAACTGTGTTGCCTTCGGCGCTCTCTTTCCGGGAGCTAATCAGACAGAGCATCAGGTCAATGAACGATTGCGCTTAGATGATCTATATCGGGCCATGGATATTTACGCGGAAGCCGTTTATCGTTTGGCTACAACACCTTAA
- a CDS encoding YfcC family protein, whose protein sequence is MSEKTKKGFKMPSSYTVLLIIIAIMAVLTWIIPAGAFVKGVYQPQPQNPQGIWDVLMAPIRAMLGTHPEEGSLIKETTAAIDVAFFILMVGGFLGVVNETGALDVGIASIVKKYKGREKMLIVVLMPLFALGGTTYGMGEETMAFYPLLVPVMMAVGFDSLTGVAIILLGSQIGCLASTLNPFATGIASATAGVGTGEGIALRLIFLFVMTALSTWFVYRYADKIQKDPTKSLVYSTREEDLKHFNVETSSSVESTLSKKQRLVLVLFILTFVLMVLSFIPWTDLGITIFKDVNTWLTGLPVLGKIIGSSTSALGTWYFPEGAMLFAFMGILIGAVYGLKEDKIISAFMNGAADLLSVALIVAIARGIQVIMNDGMITDTILNWGKQGLSGLSSQVFIVLTYIFYLPMSFLIPSSSGLASATMGIMAPLGEFVNVKASLIITAYQSASGVLNLVAPTSGIVMGALALGRINIGTWWKFIGKLIVAIIAISIGLLLLGTFLPFL, encoded by the coding sequence ATGAGTGAAAAAACAAAAAAAGGGTTTAAGATGCCTTCATCTTACACCGTATTGTTGATAATCATTGCCATTATGGCAGTTCTGACTTGGATTATCCCAGCAGGGGCTTTTGTAAAAGGTGTTTATCAGCCTCAGCCACAAAATCCACAAGGGATTTGGGATGTCCTGATGGCACCGATTCGTGCAATGCTGGGTACGCATCCAGAGGAAGGATCCTTGATCAAGGAAACTACTGCAGCGATAGATGTTGCCTTCTTCATCCTCATGGTCGGTGGTTTCCTTGGTGTTGTCAATGAAACTGGCGCTTTGGATGTGGGAATTGCCTCTATCGTTAAGAAGTACAAGGGTCGCGAAAAGATGCTGATTGTTGTCTTGATGCCTCTCTTTGCCCTCGGTGGTACTACCTATGGTATGGGTGAGGAAACCATGGCCTTCTATCCTCTTTTGGTGCCGGTGATGATGGCGGTTGGTTTTGACAGTCTGACCGGGGTGGCTATTATCCTGCTGGGTTCGCAAATCGGATGTTTGGCTTCCACGCTAAATCCATTTGCAACAGGTATTGCTTCAGCTACTGCTGGTGTTGGTACCGGTGAAGGGATTGCCCTCCGTCTCATCTTCTTGTTTGTCATGACAGCTCTCAGTACTTGGTTTGTTTATCGCTATGCGGATAAGATTCAAAAGGATCCGACCAAGTCACTGGTTTACAGTACTCGCGAAGAAGATTTGAAACACTTCAACGTTGAAACTTCTTCATCTGTTGAGTCAACACTGAGCAAAAAGCAAAGACTTGTCTTAGTATTGTTCATTTTGACATTTGTCCTTATGGTATTGAGTTTCATTCCTTGGACAGATCTTGGTATTACTATCTTTAAGGACGTCAATACCTGGCTGACAGGTCTTCCAGTACTCGGTAAGATTATTGGTTCATCTACTTCCGCACTGGGGACTTGGTACTTCCCAGAAGGAGCTATGCTCTTTGCTTTTATGGGAATCTTGATTGGCGCTGTTTACGGTCTCAAGGAAGACAAGATTATCTCAGCCTTTATGAACGGTGCAGCTGACCTGCTTAGCGTAGCCCTAATCGTAGCAATCGCCCGTGGTATCCAAGTTATCATGAATGATGGTATGATTACAGATACTATCCTCAACTGGGGCAAACAAGGACTCAGCGGTCTGTCATCACAAGTATTCATCGTCTTGACCTACATTTTCTACCTGCCAATGTCCTTCCTTATCCCATCATCATCTGGTCTGGCCAGTGCGACTATGGGAATCATGGCTCCTTTGGGAGAATTTGTCAATGTCAAGGCAAGCTTGATCATCACAGCTTACCAGTCTGCTTCAGGTGTGCTGAACCTGGTTGCTCCAACTTCTGGTATCGTTATGGGGGCTTTGGCACTCGGACGTATCAATATCGGAACTTGGTGGAAATTTATCGGCAAGCTGATTGTAGCTATCATTGCGATCAGTATTGGTCTCTTACTCCTAGGAACTTTCTTACCGTTCCTATAA
- the arcC gene encoding carbamate kinase yields MGNRKIVVALGGNAILSSDPSANAQQQALAETAKHLVKLIKNGDDLIITHGNGPQVGNLLLQQLAADSEKNPAFPLDSLVAMTEGSIGFWLQNALQNALLDEGIEKNVASVVTQVVVDKNDPAFVNLSKPIGPFYSEEEAKAEAEKSGATFKEDAGRGWRKVVASPKPVDIKEIETIRTLLNQGQVVVAAGGGGIPVVKEDNGHLTGIEAVIDKDFASQRLAELVDADLFIVLTGVDYVFVNYNKPDQAKLEHVNVAQLEEYIKQEQFAPGSMLPKVEAAIAFVNGRPEGKAVITSLENLGALIESESGTIIEKG; encoded by the coding sequence ATGGGAAATCGTAAAATCGTTGTAGCCTTGGGAGGAAATGCTATCCTTTCATCTGACCCATCAGCGAATGCACAGCAGCAAGCCTTGGCGGAAACTGCAAAACACTTGGTAAAATTGATTAAAAACGGGGATGACCTTATCATTACCCATGGAAATGGTCCGCAAGTAGGGAACTTGCTGCTGCAACAGTTGGCAGCAGACTCTGAAAAGAATCCTGCCTTCCCACTAGACTCTCTTGTGGCTATGACAGAAGGCAGTATCGGCTTCTGGCTGCAGAATGCTTTGCAAAATGCTCTCTTGGATGAAGGTATTGAAAAGAATGTCGCTTCTGTTGTGACGCAAGTAGTGGTGGATAAGAACGATCCAGCCTTTGTCAACCTCAGCAAGCCAATCGGCCCTTTCTATTCAGAAGAAGAAGCCAAAGCGGAAGCTGAAAAGAGCGGAGCGACTTTCAAAGAGGATGCCGGCCGTGGTTGGCGAAAGGTTGTTGCTTCACCAAAACCAGTGGATATCAAGGAAATTGAAACGATCCGTACGCTTTTGAATCAAGGTCAAGTAGTAGTGGCTGCGGGCGGCGGCGGGATTCCTGTCGTCAAGGAAGACAATGGCCATCTTACTGGTATTGAAGCTGTTATTGACAAGGACTTTGCTTCTCAACGCTTAGCGGAGTTGGTTGATGCAGACCTCTTCATCGTCTTGACGGGTGTGGACTATGTCTTTGTTAACTACAACAAACCAGACCAAGCAAAATTGGAGCATGTGAATGTTGCTCAGTTGGAAGAATACATCAAGCAAGAACAATTTGCACCAGGCAGCATGCTTCCAAAAGTAGAAGCAGCTATCGCCTTTGTCAATGGCCGTCCAGAAGGTAAAGCAGTTATCACATCTCTGGAAAATCTTGGTGCTCTGATTGAGTCTGAGAGCGGCACGATTATTGAAAAAGGCTAG